The proteins below are encoded in one region of Brassica napus cultivar Da-Ae chromosome A6, Da-Ae, whole genome shotgun sequence:
- the LOC106433692 gene encoding glutathione S-transferase T3-like, translated as MDKNTSYVNLLFSQSQSSVDLDSPEPFWFGSQGPEEPVVEPVIESGVESGRKERRKWSMKEDKILIGAWINTSKDAVVSNEQKSGQFWKSIVAYYNASPQLVGTKPRELGQCKQRWARINEQVSKFVGSYDAALREQRSGQNDDDVMKAALENFYNDHGYKFGVEHGWRELRHDQKWCSTYPSNHAGKEKRKQVLEVDTEDEVGEPEARPVGVKAAKAASKRKKSGKEEDLSKIQSIMAVKEKLSKQKLLERLLGKKEPLTEMETSLKLKLMSEMLG; from the exons atggATAAGAACACTAGTTATGTTAATCTCCTGTTTAGTCAATCTCAATCTTCAGTTGACCTTGATTCACCTGAACCTTTTTGGTTCGGTAGTCAAGGTCCTGAGGAGCCTGTTGTCGAGCCTGTTATCGAGTCTGGGGTCGAGTCTGGTAGGAAGGAGAGGAGGAAATGGTCTATGAAGGAGGATAAAATACTTATTGGGGCTTGGATTAACACCAGTAAGGATGCGGTGGTGAGCAATGAGCAGAAATCAGGACAGTTCTGGAAGAGCATTGTTGCCTACTACAACGCAAGTCCTCAACTCGTTGGGACAAAACCTAGAGAGCTTGGTCAGTGCAAGCAGAGGTGGGCTAGGATTAACGAGCAAGTCTCCAAGTTCGTTGGGAGCTATGATGCGGCTCTGAGGGAGCAGAGAAGTGGacaaaatgatgatgatgtgatgaaagctGCACTTGAGAACTTCTACAATGATCACGGTTACAAGTTCGGTGTGGAACATGGATGGAGGGAGCTGAGGCACGACCAGAAGTGGTGCTCAACCTATCCGTCTAATCACGCTGGTAAGGAGAAGCGCAAACAAGTGCTGGAGGTGGATACAGAAGACGAAGTGGGAGaaccggaggcacgacccgtgGGCGTCAAGGCTGCTAAAGCTGCTTCtaagaggaagaagagtggTAAAGAGGAGGATTTGTCAAAGATTCAGTCCATCATGGCAGTGAAAGAAAAACTTTCTAAACAGAAACTGCTTGAACGTTTACTTGGCAAGAAAGAGCCGCTCACTGAGATGGAAACATCTCTTAAACTCAAACTAATGTCTGAGATGTTGG GTTGA
- the LOC111198586 gene encoding tRNA pseudouridine synthase Pus10-like isoform X2: MADETKPASGDSAGLSNGLVSHGDHKSRRVYQAARSLHSGAVKDLLSLGVCERCIFRLVSVEAFDSDLSSVSASTLRSWLESGDEEAASSEESSCCIVCLGVLQFVFSDAKQTLVRSECGSDYAARVTDLVKEEGHEFDSFGLEVYVPATILENERAVLLYLKGKYNSESWLQSEKISVKDALKVLVLDPLKVSLGAKSDSSSFQIRLTYSKASDEAQGASETTRERKKRKTDEENGSTSMSENSFEKVYEPCILSIHCNKMPIFFSGRYFKYSRNVSQTRWIIDDERMGEASVEELIGGNILPACLGDSYKFHAAGREDIDVRMLGSGRPFLIEVQNSRKCPSQQSLTEIEEKINKSEKKLVGVKDLKFIGSQCWAMMREGEAEKQKQYAAIVWIARPVEEKDIDSISSLKELKILQKTPVRVLHRRSPLERERTIHWMKVEKIKGSSHYFLLHLCTQAGTYIKEFVHGDLGRTTPSMGSILGCRAEIIQLDVTDVKMGDS; this comes from the exons atggCCGACGAAACAAAACCCGCGTCCGGCGACTCAGCCGGTTTGTCCAACGGCCTCGTAAGCCACGGTGACCACAAGTCAAGACGCGTGTACCAAGCAGCTCGATCACTGCATTCCGGTGCTGTGAAAGATCTGCTATCTCTCGGG GTATGCGAGAGATGTATATTCCGATTGGTGTCCGTCGAGGCTTTTGATTCCGATTTGTCGTCAGTCTCGGCGTCTACTCTGCGGAGCTGGCTAGAATCCGGCGATGAGGAAGCTGCCTCATCGGAAGAGTCTAGCTGCTGCATTGTGTGTTTAGGTGTATTGCAGTTCGTTTTCTCCGATGCTAAACAAACGCTGGTGAGATCGGAGTGTGGTAGTGATTACGCCGCAAGGGTAACGGACTTGGTGAAGGAGGAAGGTCATGAGTTCGATAGCTTTGGTTTAGAAGTCTATGTGCCAGCAACTATCCTGGAGAATGAGCGTGCAGTCTT GTTATACCTTAAAGGAAAGTATAACAGTGAAAGTTGGCTGCAGAGCGAAAAGATTTCTGTAAAAGATGCCTTGAAAGTTTTGGTCTTGGATCCTCTTAAAGTATCGTTG GGAGCTAAATCAGACTCAAGCTCTTTTCAGATCCGTTTGACTTACTCTAAGGCATCAGATGAGGCTCAAGGTGCGTCTGAAACAACACgtgaaagaaagaagaggaaaacAG ACGAAGAGAACGGATCAACCTCTATGTCCGAGAATTCATTTGAAAAG GTTTATGAACCATGCATCTTGTCAATTCATTGCAACAAAATGCCTATCTTCTTTAGTGGCAGATACTTCAAA TACTCTAGAAATGTAAGTCAAACACGATGGATTATTGATGATGAAAGAATGGGTGAAGCGTCTGTTGAG gAGTTAATTGGTGGAAATATTCTTCCAGCATGCCTTGGGGATTCCTACAAGTTCCATGCTGCTGGCAGAGAAGATATTGAT GTACGCATGTTGGGCTCAGGTAGACCTTTCTTGATCGAAGTTCAGAATTCCCGCAAATGCCCATCTCAGCAATCATTGACGGAAATTGAAGAGAAGATAAACAAGTCAGAGAAAAAACTA GTCGGAGTTAAAGACCTTAAATTCATAGGAAGTCAGTGTTGGGCAATGATGCGTGAAGGAGAAGCAGAGAAACAG AAGCAATATGCTGCAATTGTATGGATTGCTCGTCCAGTTGAAGAGAAAGATATCGACTCAATTTCTTCTCTGAAAGAATTG AAAATTTTGCAGAAGACACCGGTAAGAGTGCTTCACCGCCGAAGTCCATTGGAACGTGAAAGGACTATACACTG GATGAAAGTCGAAAAGATTAAAGGAAGCTCTCACTACTTTCTACTGCATCTATGCACACAG GCTGGAACATACATCAAAGAGTTTGTTCATGGAGATCTTGGTCGTACCACTCCAAG CATGGGATCAATTTTAGGGTGCAGGGCGGAGATAATACAACTTGATGTGACTGATGTCAAAATGGGCGATTCTTGA
- the LOC111198982 gene encoding uncharacterized protein At4g04775-like gives MGQDYSYSQPSSSDEYDINALIQAEFELYGDEAESNYHIAEPLQYEPQPECDEGIPTICYCGGDPVVAISSTAKDLGRRYFTCPNVDDGDCHIWKWWDVAITEEMRELQTQIRQLKDQGFECEEKVVKLQKTVCALSKKKPGLITNGFAMEVCLVVSAVVFLGLAVMYLYGKLLSCGFGYVFMHFLKKL, from the coding sequence ATGGGACAAGATTATTCATACAGCCAGCCTTCATCATCAGATGAGTACGACATAAACGCACTGATTCAAGCCGAATTTGAACTGTACggggatgaagctgagagtAACTACCATATTGCTGAGCCGCTTCAGTACGAACCTCAACCCGAGTGTGACGAAGGAATCCCGACCATCTGCTACTGTGGTGGTGACCCTGTGGTTGCAATATCTTCCACGGCTAAAGATCTAGGGAGGAGGTACTTTACCTGCCCAAATGTGGATGATGGGGACTGCCACATTTGGAAATGGTGGGACGTGGCTATCACGGAGGAGATGCGTGAGTTGCAGACACAAATTAGGCAGCTTAAGGATCAAGGTTTTGAGTGTGAGGAGAAGGTGGTAAAGCTACAGAAGACTGTGTGTGCGTTATCTAAGAAGAAACCGGGGCTTATTACAAATGGCTTTGCAATGGAGGTTTGTCTAGTGGTCTCTGCAGTAGTTTTTTTAGGTCTGGCGGTCATGTATCTGTATGGTAAGTTACTCTCTTGTGGTTTTGGGTATGTCTTTatgcattttttaaaaaaattgtga
- the LOC111198586 gene encoding tRNA pseudouridine synthase Pus10-like isoform X1 yields MADETKPASGDSAGLSNGLVSHGDHKSRRVYQAARSLHSGAVKDLLSLGVCERCIFRLVSVEAFDSDLSSVSASTLRSWLESGDEEAASSEESSCCIVCLGVLQFVFSDAKQTLVRSECGSDYAARVTDLVKEEGHEFDSFGLEVYVPATILENERAVLLYLKGKYNSESWLQSEKISVKDALKVLVLDPLKVSLGAKSDSSSFQIRLTYSKASDEAQGASETTRERKKRKTDEENGSTSMSENSFEKVYEPCILSIHCNKMPIFFSGRYFKYSRNVSQTRWIIDDERMGEASVEELIGGNILPACLGDSYKFHAAGREDIDSSIIQVRMLGSGRPFLIEVQNSRKCPSQQSLTEIEEKINKSEKKLVGVKDLKFIGSQCWAMMREGEAEKQKQYAAIVWIARPVEEKDIDSISSLKELKILQKTPVRVLHRRSPLERERTIHWMKVEKIKGSSHYFLLHLCTQAGTYIKEFVHGDLGRTTPSMGSILGCRAEIIQLDVTDVKMGDS; encoded by the exons atggCCGACGAAACAAAACCCGCGTCCGGCGACTCAGCCGGTTTGTCCAACGGCCTCGTAAGCCACGGTGACCACAAGTCAAGACGCGTGTACCAAGCAGCTCGATCACTGCATTCCGGTGCTGTGAAAGATCTGCTATCTCTCGGG GTATGCGAGAGATGTATATTCCGATTGGTGTCCGTCGAGGCTTTTGATTCCGATTTGTCGTCAGTCTCGGCGTCTACTCTGCGGAGCTGGCTAGAATCCGGCGATGAGGAAGCTGCCTCATCGGAAGAGTCTAGCTGCTGCATTGTGTGTTTAGGTGTATTGCAGTTCGTTTTCTCCGATGCTAAACAAACGCTGGTGAGATCGGAGTGTGGTAGTGATTACGCCGCAAGGGTAACGGACTTGGTGAAGGAGGAAGGTCATGAGTTCGATAGCTTTGGTTTAGAAGTCTATGTGCCAGCAACTATCCTGGAGAATGAGCGTGCAGTCTT GTTATACCTTAAAGGAAAGTATAACAGTGAAAGTTGGCTGCAGAGCGAAAAGATTTCTGTAAAAGATGCCTTGAAAGTTTTGGTCTTGGATCCTCTTAAAGTATCGTTG GGAGCTAAATCAGACTCAAGCTCTTTTCAGATCCGTTTGACTTACTCTAAGGCATCAGATGAGGCTCAAGGTGCGTCTGAAACAACACgtgaaagaaagaagaggaaaacAG ACGAAGAGAACGGATCAACCTCTATGTCCGAGAATTCATTTGAAAAG GTTTATGAACCATGCATCTTGTCAATTCATTGCAACAAAATGCCTATCTTCTTTAGTGGCAGATACTTCAAA TACTCTAGAAATGTAAGTCAAACACGATGGATTATTGATGATGAAAGAATGGGTGAAGCGTCTGTTGAG gAGTTAATTGGTGGAAATATTCTTCCAGCATGCCTTGGGGATTCCTACAAGTTCCATGCTGCTGGCAGAGAAGATATTGAT AGCTCTATTATTCAGGTACGCATGTTGGGCTCAGGTAGACCTTTCTTGATCGAAGTTCAGAATTCCCGCAAATGCCCATCTCAGCAATCATTGACGGAAATTGAAGAGAAGATAAACAAGTCAGAGAAAAAACTA GTCGGAGTTAAAGACCTTAAATTCATAGGAAGTCAGTGTTGGGCAATGATGCGTGAAGGAGAAGCAGAGAAACAG AAGCAATATGCTGCAATTGTATGGATTGCTCGTCCAGTTGAAGAGAAAGATATCGACTCAATTTCTTCTCTGAAAGAATTG AAAATTTTGCAGAAGACACCGGTAAGAGTGCTTCACCGCCGAAGTCCATTGGAACGTGAAAGGACTATACACTG GATGAAAGTCGAAAAGATTAAAGGAAGCTCTCACTACTTTCTACTGCATCTATGCACACAG GCTGGAACATACATCAAAGAGTTTGTTCATGGAGATCTTGGTCGTACCACTCCAAG CATGGGATCAATTTTAGGGTGCAGGGCGGAGATAATACAACTTGATGTGACTGATGTCAAAATGGGCGATTCTTGA
- the LOC111198983 gene encoding prolyl endopeptidase has product MGSLSAFEERLQYPTARRDESIVEDYHGVRIADPYRWLEDPEAEEVKDFVEKQVNLSDSVLKTCETKEKLREKITKLIDHPRYDTPFKRGNSYFYFHNTGLQAQSVLYIQDDLDSEAEVLLDPNTLSDDGTVSLNSLAVSEDGKYMAYGLCSSGSDWVTIKVMKIEDKTVEPDTLSWVKFSGITWTHDGLGFFYSRYPAPQEGEKIDAGTETNSNLYHELYYHFLGTDQSEDVLCWRDQDNPKHMFGSKVTDDGKYLIMTIEEGCDPVNKVYHCDLSSLPKGLEGYRGSKSLLPFIKLIDTFEAQYIAIGNDETLFTFFTNKDAPKYKLVRVDLKEPSTWTDVIPEHEKDVLSTACVVNGNQLVVSYMSDVKHILQIRDLKYGSLLHTLPVDIGSVGGVFARRKDTTFFFRFTSFLTPGVIYKCDLSNESPLVTVFREIDVPGFDRTAFQVTQVFYPSKDGTKIPMFIVARKEIELDGSHPCLLYAYGGFSASMTPFFSATRIVLSRHLGAVFCFANIRGGGEYGEEWHKAGALGNKQNCFDDFIAGAEYLVSAGYTQPRKLCIEGSSNGGILIGACINQRPDLFGCALAHVGVMDMLRFHKFTIGHAWTSEFGCSDKEEEFHWLIKYSPLHNVKRPWEQKRDGVVQYPSTMLLTADHDDRVVPLHTFKLLATMQYELGLSLENSPQTNPIIARIEVKAGHGAGRPTQKIIEEAADRYGFMAKMVDATWLD; this is encoded by the exons ATGGGATCTCTCTCGGCGTTTGAGGAGCGGCTGCAGTACCCGACGGCAAGGCGGGATGAGTCCATTGTTGAAGATTATCACGGCGTTAGAATCGCCGATCCTTACCGTTG GTTGGAAGATCCAGAAGCAGAGGAAGTGAAAGACTTTGTAGAGAAGCAAGTGAACTTATCAGATTCAGTGTTGAAAACTTGTGAAACAAAGGAAAAGCTTCGTGAGAAAATCACGAAGCTCATTGATCATCCTCGCTATGATACTCCCTTCAAGCGAGGAAACAGTTACTTTTACTTCCATAACACTGGTCTTCAAGCTCAGAGTGTGCTTTATATCCAG GATGATTTGGATTCTGAAGCAGAGGTTTTGCTTGACCCCAATACACTTAGTGATGATGGAACAGTTTCTTTAAACTCTTTAGCTGTGAGTGAGGATGGTAAGTATATGGCTTATGGACTTTGCTCAAGTGGTAGTGATTGGGTTACTATTAAAGTGATGAAGATTGAAGATAAGACAGTGGAGCCTGATACTTTATCTTGG GTTAAGTTTAGTGGAATCACATGGACACATGATGGTCTAGGGTTTTTCTACAGTCGTTATCCAGCTCCACA AGAGGGAGAGAAGATTGATGCTGGCACAGAGACTAACTCTAACCTTTACCATGAGCTGTACTACCATTTCCTAGGGACCGATCAATCTGAAGATGTTTTATGTTGGAGAGACCAAGACAATCCCAAACATATGTTTGGTTCTAAAGTCACTGATGATGGCAAG TACTTAATCATGACCATTGAAGAAGGGTGTGACCCTGTAAACAAAGTCTATCACTGTGATCTCTCATCACTTCCTAAAGGTCTAGAAGGTTATAGAGGAAGCAAATCTCTACTTCCATTTATAAAGCTCATCGACACATTTGAAGCACAGTACATTGCTATAGGAAACGACGAGACACTGTTTACTTTCTTTACAAACAAAGATGCACCAAAGTACAAGTTAGTTAGGGTTGATCTAAAGGAACCGAGCACTTGGACTGATGTTATACCCGAGCACGAGAAAGATGTCCTTTCAACTGCTTGTGTAGTTAACGGAAACCAGCTTGTGGTTAGCTACATGAGCGATGTAAAACACATCTTGCAGATTAGAGACTTGAAGTACGGTTCCTTGCTGCACACGTTACCTGTAGATATTGGTTCAGTGGGTGGAGTTTTTGCTAGGCGTAAAGACACAACCTTCTTCTTTAGGTTCACAAGCTTCCTTACTCCTGGTGTGATCTACAAATGTGACTTATCTAATGAATCTCCACTAGTTACAGTCTTCCGTGAAATCGATGTACCTGGATTCGATAGAACAGCATTTCAAGTCACTCAG GTATTTTATCCGAGTAAGGATGGAACAAAGATACCAATGTTCATAGTGGCTAGAAAAGAGATAGAGCTAGATGGATCACACCCTTGTTTGCTCTATGCGTATGGTGGGTTTAGCGCAAGCATGACGCCTTTTTTCAGTGCAACACGTATTGTGCTTAGTAGACATCTTGGTGCTGTGTTCTGTTTTGCAAACATTCGTGGTGGTGGTGAGTATGGTGAGGAATGGCACAAAGCTGGCGCGCTTGGAAATAAACAGAACTGCTTCGATGATTTTATTGCTGGAGCAGAGTATTTGGTCTCTGCTGGTTATACACAACCGAGGAAGCTTTGTATTGAAGGGAGTAGTAACGGTGGGATACTAATTGGGGCTTGCATTAATCAG AGACCGGATCTGTTTGGGTGTGCTTTGGCTCATGTTGGAGTCATGGACATGCTAAGGTTTCACAAGTTTACTATAGGACATGCTTGGACTTCTGAGTTTGGTTGTTCCGACAAGGAAGAGGAGTTCCATTGGTTGATTAA GTATTCGCCTCTGCATAATGTGAAGAGGCCATGGGAACAGAAGAGGGATGGGGTTGTTCAGTATCCATCAACGATGTTGTTAACTGCTGATCATGATGATAGAGTCGTCCCACTTCATACATTCAAGTTGCTTGCG ACAATGCAATATGAATTAGGTTTGAGTTTAGAGAATAGTCCACAGACAAACCCTATTATTGCTCGTATTGAAGTTAAAGCCGGGCATGGAGCAGGACGTCCAACACAAAAGATT ATTGAGGAGGCGGCTGATAGGTATGGGTTTATGGCAAAGATGGTAGATGCTACATGGCTTGACTGA